One genomic region from Chthonomonas calidirosea T49 encodes:
- a CDS encoding lytic transglycosylase domain-containing protein, giving the protein MPPRKTFLLVLLWVGWSGLLSLQSAQASDGAHYLLLRARAHYNPSLSPKQVEADPARYEGSALEVQGKVMGWAGGGDNVTVLLLPTNDLNDPLSLSVPATERSFFNALQDMGGAATIRVLLRVEALDADSNIPKYKVLAAALEDDIEAALADAKTRAEAQKLQKMWDKVQWLQAFRRSLPPDLRGSMPARGGEIRAPLAVEGDASVQTAVYTAAMPPELRTMFLPYFQYIASRNPSLSDREVGLITYCLLTDSYQLQVDPRLTVSMIIAESDFDPKCTSNKGAMGLCQLMPDEVQRYGLTDGYDIAQNIWGGVMELRECLDRYQAYASPDGSLSDEQIRLAMAAYNAGPGAVKKYGGVPPYKETQEYVRKVLRYFHQLCGTSSTP; this is encoded by the coding sequence ATGCCACCAAGAAAAACGTTTCTCCTTGTGCTTCTATGGGTCGGCTGGAGCGGCCTTTTGAGCCTTCAAAGCGCCCAAGCCAGCGATGGAGCCCACTACCTGCTTTTGCGTGCTCGTGCCCACTACAATCCCTCGCTAAGCCCAAAACAGGTCGAAGCCGATCCTGCCCGCTATGAGGGCAGTGCACTGGAGGTGCAGGGCAAAGTAATGGGGTGGGCTGGCGGTGGCGATAACGTTACAGTGCTGCTTTTGCCAACAAACGATTTGAACGACCCCCTCTCGCTGAGTGTGCCTGCCACCGAGAGGAGTTTTTTTAACGCGCTACAAGATATGGGCGGTGCAGCCACCATTCGCGTGCTTTTGCGAGTGGAGGCTCTCGATGCCGATTCCAATATCCCCAAATATAAGGTGCTCGCCGCCGCTTTGGAAGACGATATCGAGGCCGCCTTAGCCGATGCGAAAACGCGGGCCGAGGCGCAAAAACTGCAGAAGATGTGGGATAAAGTCCAATGGCTGCAGGCCTTCCGGCGTTCCCTGCCGCCCGATCTGCGAGGAAGTATGCCCGCTCGAGGAGGCGAAATAAGGGCCCCTCTGGCCGTGGAGGGAGATGCTAGCGTGCAAACTGCCGTCTACACGGCTGCGATGCCGCCCGAACTTCGAACGATGTTCCTTCCCTATTTTCAGTATATCGCTTCTCGAAACCCCTCTTTGTCGGATCGGGAGGTTGGCCTGATTACCTACTGCTTGCTAACCGACTCGTATCAGTTGCAGGTGGACCCGCGGCTAACCGTCTCCATGATCATCGCCGAGTCGGATTTCGATCCGAAGTGCACCTCCAACAAAGGCGCCATGGGGCTCTGTCAGCTGATGCCTGACGAGGTACAGCGCTACGGTCTCACCGATGGCTACGACATCGCCCAGAATATTTGGGGAGGCGTGATGGAGCTGCGAGAGTGTCTTGACCGCTATCAGGCCTATGCCTCTCCGGATGGATCCCTCAGCGACGAGCAGATTCGACTGGCGATGGCGGCCTATAACGCCGGCCCGGGCGCTGTGAAGAAATATGGGGGGGTTCCGCCGTATAAAGAGACGCAGGAGTATGTTCGCAAGGTGTTGCGCTATTTCCACCAACTCTGCGGCACCAGTTCAACCCCATAA
- the trxB gene encoding thioredoxin-disulfide reductase, whose translation MLHKVIILGSGPAGYTAAIYAGRANLRPLLIDGGVGRGQELPGAGGQLMITTEVENYPGFAEGIQGPELMMNMRKQALRFNIELVEDLATKVDLSQRPFKVWVGNTVYEGKTLIIATGAVAKWLGLPEEKPVWEGGLGGAGISACATCDGFFFRGKEVAVVGGGDTAMEEAIYLTNHATKVTVIHRRDTLRASKIMQQRAFSNPKIEFIWDSVVEHVHDPALKRVTGLTLRNVKTGERRELPVSGLFVAIGHKPNTDLFVGQLELDENGYIRTHHDVRTSVYGVFAAGDVQDHEYRQAVTAAGSGCMAAIQAERLLEQEGDAMPQTSPDW comes from the coding sequence ATGTTGCATAAAGTGATCATTCTTGGCTCGGGGCCGGCAGGTTACACGGCGGCCATCTATGCCGGTCGAGCCAATCTCCGTCCTTTGCTGATTGATGGCGGCGTAGGGCGTGGACAAGAGCTGCCCGGCGCCGGCGGCCAGCTGATGATCACCACCGAAGTCGAAAACTACCCGGGCTTTGCTGAAGGCATTCAAGGGCCGGAGTTGATGATGAATATGCGCAAACAGGCGCTGCGTTTTAATATTGAGCTGGTAGAGGATTTGGCCACCAAAGTAGACCTCTCACAACGTCCCTTCAAAGTTTGGGTTGGCAACACGGTTTATGAAGGGAAAACGCTGATCATTGCTACGGGCGCTGTGGCAAAATGGCTTGGCTTGCCAGAGGAAAAACCCGTTTGGGAGGGCGGCCTCGGCGGAGCCGGCATCTCGGCGTGTGCCACCTGCGACGGCTTTTTCTTTCGAGGCAAGGAGGTGGCCGTGGTAGGAGGCGGTGACACGGCGATGGAAGAGGCCATCTATCTCACAAACCATGCCACGAAGGTTACCGTTATCCATCGGCGAGACACGCTGCGTGCCTCCAAAATCATGCAGCAACGCGCCTTCAGCAACCCTAAAATCGAGTTCATCTGGGATTCCGTGGTGGAGCATGTGCACGACCCCGCTCTAAAGAGAGTAACCGGCCTCACCCTTCGAAATGTGAAGACGGGGGAGCGGCGTGAGCTGCCCGTATCGGGGCTGTTTGTTGCCATCGGGCACAAACCGAATACCGACCTCTTCGTGGGGCAACTTGAGCTTGATGAAAACGGCTACATACGAACGCATCACGACGTTCGTACGAGCGTCTATGGGGTTTTTGCTGCGGGCGATGTGCAGGACCACGAATATCGACAGGCGGTTACCGCTGCCGGGTCTGGCTGCATGGCGGCCATTCAAGCCGAGCGCCTTCTCGAACAAGAGGGCGACGCCATGCCTCAAACCAGCCCTGACTGGTGA